A single region of the Gracilibacillus caseinilyticus genome encodes:
- the nagB gene encoding glucosamine-6-phosphate deaminase, with amino-acid sequence MKVIQTKNYQDMSEKAAQFILEKIKSKPDFQLGLATGGTPVTTYQNLIQDHQTNQTSYQLVTTFNLDEYIGLSNEDPNSYHYYMNKHLFSEIDIPADQTFIPNGLAEDLERECIEYDALISKYNGIDLQILGLGHNGHIGFNEPGTPFDKQTHIVTLADSTVEANARFFDSIEDVPTQAITMGIGSIMKSKEILLLVSGREKHEALQKLLHDEVNELFPASILQRHKNVTIIADEDAIIGKDMMQSKSAYR; translated from the coding sequence ATGAAAGTAATTCAGACAAAAAATTATCAGGATATGAGTGAAAAAGCTGCTCAATTTATCTTAGAAAAAATAAAATCAAAACCGGATTTTCAGTTAGGTTTAGCAACAGGAGGAACACCTGTCACTACTTATCAGAATCTGATTCAGGACCATCAGACAAACCAGACATCTTATCAGCTTGTTACAACTTTTAATCTTGATGAATATATCGGTTTATCGAATGAAGATCCTAACAGTTATCATTATTACATGAACAAACACTTATTTAGTGAAATTGACATTCCGGCTGATCAGACTTTTATTCCGAATGGATTGGCTGAAGATTTAGAACGAGAATGCATCGAATATGATGCTCTCATTTCCAAATACAACGGCATAGATTTACAAATATTAGGTCTTGGTCATAATGGACATATCGGATTTAACGAACCGGGAACGCCTTTTGACAAGCAAACTCATATTGTCACGTTAGCCGATTCAACAGTCGAAGCCAATGCGAGATTCTTTGATTCTATTGAGGATGTTCCAACCCAAGCGATCACAATGGGAATCGGTTCGATTATGAAAAGTAAAGAAATCCTTTTACTCGTATCAGGTAGAGAGAAACATGAAGCGTTGCAGAAACTGCTTCACGATGAAGTTAATGAACTATTCCCTGCTTCTATCTTGCAACGTCATAAGAATGTTACCATTATAGCTGATGAAGATGCTATAATAGGAAAAGATATGATGCAAAGTAAGAGCGCCTATCGATAG
- a CDS encoding GntR family transcriptional regulator encodes MIDKQSPIPIYHQLEEQIKAKIENGEYKPGDALPSEREYAEQLNISRMTVRQAITNLVNERYLHRIKGKGTFITEQKLEQNLNGLTSFTEDMRARGMEPSNKLINFEIIPAKLSLAEQLHIAEHAPVYEIKRIRLAEGIPMALERTYIPANLIKGLTDHIVQSSLYQYIENELGLKIGKASQLFEATLANEEEVEYLEITEQSPVLFMKRTTQLENGTPFEVVKSSYRADRYKFMLDLER; translated from the coding sequence ATGATCGATAAACAATCCCCTATTCCCATTTATCATCAACTGGAGGAGCAAATCAAGGCCAAGATTGAAAATGGAGAATATAAACCAGGAGACGCACTTCCATCAGAACGCGAATATGCAGAACAATTAAATATCAGCAGAATGACGGTGCGGCAAGCCATCACAAATTTAGTAAATGAGCGTTATTTACACCGAATCAAAGGTAAAGGTACTTTTATTACCGAACAAAAGCTGGAACAAAACCTCAATGGTTTGACAAGCTTTACCGAGGATATGAGAGCTCGTGGCATGGAACCTAGTAATAAACTGATTAACTTTGAAATTATTCCTGCCAAACTGAGCTTAGCTGAACAGCTTCACATCGCTGAACATGCACCAGTCTATGAAATAAAGCGCATTCGCTTAGCAGAAGGTATTCCAATGGCATTGGAACGAACATATATACCAGCGAATCTGATTAAAGGTTTAACGGATCACATTGTGCAATCTTCTCTCTATCAATATATCGAGAATGAATTGGGATTAAAAATCGGCAAGGCCAGTCAATTATTCGAAGCAACGCTTGCAAATGAAGAAGAAGTTGAATACTTAGAAATCACCGAACAATCACCTGTTCTTTTCATGAAAAGAACGACACAGTTAGAGAACGGCACTCCTTTTGAAGTAGTGAAATCATCTTATCGTGCTGATCGTTATAAGTTCATGCTTGATTTGGAACGTTGA
- the murQ gene encoding N-acetylmuramic acid 6-phosphate etherase translates to MAERVTEQKNEHSINIDEMEALDIVNLMHQEDQRIHKGIEQALQRIADAVDLIVTKWRQSGRVFVAGAGTSGRVGVLDAVELGPTFSVDPDRWIAFVAGGRQAMWEPLEQHEDSETNLINSLEQYNFNSKDVVIGISASGFTPYSVSALTYARDIGASTISISCNHETISSEISDVAIELVVGPEIIRGSTRLKAGTAQKMVINMISTAVMVRLGKVYQNEMVDMQLVNKKLMKRAETMLTDLTMLPESEVQQLMMETNQDIKLSLLIAKTGCDLPQARDTLIQTSGHVKQAIQILAQQNNNN, encoded by the coding sequence ATGGCTGAACGAGTCACAGAACAAAAAAATGAGCATTCCATTAATATTGACGAAATGGAAGCATTGGATATTGTAAACCTAATGCATCAAGAGGATCAGAGGATTCATAAAGGGATTGAGCAAGCATTACAACGGATTGCTGATGCTGTTGATCTAATCGTTACAAAGTGGCGTCAGAGCGGCCGGGTTTTTGTCGCGGGTGCCGGTACTAGCGGGAGAGTAGGTGTACTGGATGCAGTGGAACTTGGTCCAACTTTTTCCGTTGATCCTGACCGCTGGATTGCTTTCGTTGCTGGCGGAAGACAGGCAATGTGGGAACCACTTGAACAGCATGAAGATAGTGAAACAAATTTAATTAACAGCTTAGAACAATACAACTTTAACAGTAAAGATGTGGTCATTGGTATCAGCGCTAGCGGGTTCACCCCTTACTCTGTATCTGCCTTAACCTATGCACGGGACATAGGAGCTTCCACCATCTCGATCAGCTGTAACCATGAGACAATATCATCTGAAATTAGTGATGTTGCAATCGAATTGGTAGTTGGCCCTGAAATCATCAGAGGCTCTACCAGATTAAAAGCAGGAACAGCGCAAAAAATGGTAATCAATATGATATCGACCGCAGTTATGGTACGACTTGGCAAAGTCTATCAGAACGAAATGGTAGACATGCAATTAGTAAACAAGAAGCTGATGAAACGAGCCGAAACCATGCTTACGGATCTCACGATGCTGCCTGAGAGCGAAGTACAGCAGCTGATGATGGAAACTAATCAGGATATTAAGCTTTCCTTATTAATCGCTAAGACAGGCTGTGACTTACCACAGGCGAGAGATACTTTAATTCAGACAAGCGGACATGTGAAACAAGCGATTCAAATATTGGCACAACAGAACAATAACAACTGA
- the nagA gene encoding N-acetylglucosamine-6-phosphate deacetylase — protein sequence MSGQKLLLKNLTIYTENQSIDNGYIKINDQKIEEINELDMLKDDERYRTLDFSNTKGCAIPGLIDVHIHGANGADVMDATPEALETMAQALPMEGTTSFLATTMTQSEENIEKALENTAAYIKRQPNQHAEVIGIHLEGPFINKVRKGAQPEEHILKPDVALFKKWNELAADNIKLVTLAPEVDGAELLIRYLTEQGIVASAGHTDATAAEIELAMDQGLSHITHLYNQMRGFHHREPGVVGAAWQHKQLMVEMIADGVHSTPYAVKTAYDLIGKDNLLLITDAIRAKCLQGGEYELGGQKVFVEDNKATLEDGTLAGSTLKLNDAVKNIMQFSGCSLPEAVSMSSTNAAKELGMTDRKGSLATGKDADIVLLDDNHDILLTLCRGEIAYERK from the coding sequence ATGAGTGGACAAAAATTATTGTTAAAAAATCTAACAATCTATACAGAAAACCAATCGATCGATAATGGATATATCAAAATAAATGACCAGAAAATAGAAGAAATAAACGAATTAGACATGTTAAAGGATGACGAGAGATACCGCACCCTGGATTTCTCTAATACAAAGGGATGTGCGATACCAGGACTAATTGATGTCCATATCCACGGAGCTAATGGGGCCGATGTAATGGACGCGACACCAGAAGCTTTAGAGACTATGGCTCAAGCATTACCAATGGAAGGCACTACTTCTTTTCTCGCTACTACGATGACCCAAAGCGAAGAAAACATTGAAAAAGCGCTTGAAAATACAGCGGCTTATATCAAGCGGCAGCCGAACCAGCATGCAGAAGTAATTGGTATTCATTTAGAAGGTCCTTTTATCAATAAAGTACGAAAAGGTGCACAGCCTGAAGAACACATCTTGAAACCGGATGTAGCATTATTTAAAAAATGGAATGAGCTTGCTGCAGACAATATCAAACTGGTCACTCTCGCTCCGGAGGTAGATGGTGCTGAACTACTAATCCGATATCTAACGGAACAAGGTATTGTAGCTTCAGCAGGACATACAGATGCTACTGCAGCAGAAATAGAACTGGCGATGGACCAAGGTTTGTCACATATTACCCATTTATATAACCAAATGCGTGGTTTTCATCACCGTGAACCTGGTGTAGTAGGCGCTGCCTGGCAACATAAGCAGCTAATGGTAGAAATGATTGCAGATGGTGTCCATTCTACTCCTTATGCTGTCAAAACCGCTTACGATTTAATTGGTAAAGACAATTTACTGCTGATTACAGACGCCATACGAGCAAAATGTTTACAAGGCGGTGAATATGAATTAGGTGGACAGAAAGTATTCGTAGAAGATAATAAAGCCACTTTAGAGGATGGGACACTTGCAGGCAGTACATTAAAGCTAAATGATGCCGTGAAAAATATTATGCAATTCAGCGGATGCTCTTTGCCAGAAGCAGTCTCCATGTCTTCCACCAACGCTGCTAAAGAATTAGGTATGACAGATAGAAAAGGTTCACTTGCAACAGGTAAAGATGCCGATATCGTTTTATTAGATGACAATCATGACATATTGCTTACCCTGTGTCGAGGAGAAATTGCATACGAAAGGAAGTAA